The Roseimicrobium gellanilyticum DNA segment CAGCCCCCAGGGAGTTGCCTCGAACCGCAGCAATTGGGAGGGTACTTTGTGGCATGAGTTCTGCCACGTGGTGACGCTTACCGTCACGCACAATCGCATGCCTCGCTGGCTGAGTGAGGGCATCTCCGTATATGAGGAATCGAAGCGCGATCCTTCCTGGGGCATGCGGATGAATGCAAGCTATCGCCGCATGACGCTGGATGAGGAGACGCTCACGCCCATGAGCAAGATGAGCCGCGCCTTCCTGAGTCCGAAAAGCAGCGAGCATGTGATGTTCGCCTACTATGAGTCCTCCCAGGCGGTGGACTGGTTGCTGAAGACGTATGGCGAGAAAAAATTCCAGGCTGTGCTGAAGGACCTCGCGGACGGTCGTCGCATCAATGAGGCGCTGGCGCGCCATTGTGGCAAGGTGGAGAAGCTGGATGAGGACTTCGCGAAGCACATGCGGAAACTGGCGGAAGCGTTTGCGCCCAAGGGGGACTGGGAGAAGCCGGAGCGTGAGGAAGTGGATCCGCGCAATGAGGCCGCAATCGCGGAATATCTGCGAGAGCATCCCAACAACCTCTGGGCGCTCGAATTGAGAACGCGTCGTCTGGTGGCTGGAGAGCAATGGACTGAGGGGCTGGAGCTCGCCAAACGACTCATCGAACTGGCGCCGGACAACGCAGGCGAAAACAGTGGCTATCACTTCGCGGCGCAATGTTTCCGTGGCATGAAGCAGACCGAGGGTGAGGCGGCGATGCTGCGCGAGTGGGCGAAGCGCGATGGCGGTGCGCATGAGGCCTTCCTCCGGTTGGTGGAGCTCGATGCGGCGGCGAAGAACTGGAAGGGTGTGAGTGAGAACGTGCCCAAGCTGCTGAGCATCCAACCCTTCCTGAAGCAACCGTATGAGTTGATGGCGCAGGCGTCGGAAACACTGGGTAACAAGGATGCCGCAGTGTGGGCGCTGCAGAAGTTGATATTCCTCGGCCCGGACCATCCCGTGGAGGTGAATTTCAGTCTGGCCCGCCTGCTCCGCGAAAAAGATGATGCGGCGGCAAAGCGTCACCTGCTGGACGCCCTCGCGGAGGCTCCGCGTTTCCGTGATGGACACAAGCTGCTGCTTGAGTTGCAATCAGCGAAGCCCGCGGGGAAACCACCGGCGGTCACACCTTCCGTTCCATGAAACGCACCCGCCTTGCTCTGCTCTGCGCCTCTGTGATGGCCGCCTTCACGGCCATCCTGTACGCGCAGTCGCCGACTGCTGCAGGAGGAGGGCCACAACCGAAAAACTTTGGATCGAAGGACACGGAAACGCCGGAGGATCCCCGCGAGTGGGGGCGCGATGGTCAGTTTCTCGATTTCCCCACGTGGAAAGTCAATGGGGAGCTGCCCAACGATGTCTTCACCTTTGCGCGTGTGCGGTACAATTCGTATGGCGGGCGTGGCTATGGACGCCGACGTGGAGGCAACTGGATGACGGACTATCCCGATGCCGATCTCAATTTCTCCTATCGGATGCAGCAGCTCACAGCGATGCAGGTGAATCCGAAGGGCGCGGTGGTGGACATTGATCCAGAGCAGCTCAAGCACTACCCCTTCCTCTATCTGATCGAGCCTGGGGACATCACCATCAGTGACCAGGAGGCCAAGGTCTTGCGGGACTATCTCCTGAATGGCGGGTTTCTCATGGTGGATGATTTCTGGGGGTACCATGAGTGGGACACATTTTACACCGCCCTCAAACAGATCTTTCCTGATCGTGAACCGAAGGAACTGCCGATCGAGCACGAGATCTTCCACATCGTTTTTGATCTCAAGGTGAAGCCGCAGATACCCAGCGTGGGTGCCGCCATGGCAGGACGCAATCGCGGCATCACCTATGAATGGGGCAAGCCTGGGTCAGAGGAAGTGCACTACAAGGGAGTCTTTGATGACAAGGGCAGAATGATGATGATCATCTGCCACAACACGGATTTGGGAGATGGCTGGGAAGAGGAGGGCACGGACCCGTGGTACTTCCGGGAGTTCTCGGAGAAGTATGCCTATCCGCTGGGCATCAACATCATTTTTTACGCGATGACGCATTGAACCTACACCCACAATGAGAGCGCAACAAAGGAGAGGAATCATTGCTGGCATCGTTCTGGGTGTGCTGGTGGTTTCGCTTCTCCTTTTCAAGCATCTGGAGTTGTGGGTGCTCGAACCCGAGGGGAGGCCCGTGGGTAAAATTGAAGCTTTTGTTGCCGCGGAACTCTCCAAGGCCAAGCAGGTGGTCATCTATTCCTTGGATCCGGTGAAACTCAATCATCGCAGGGAAATTGCGGGCTCTCCCTCGAATCGTCCCTTGTTTCACGAGTGGGAGATTCTTGGGCAGGTGGATCTGACTTTCTCCAAGGAGAGAGAAACTGTCAGGGCAGCCTTTCTCGACAGCCTTCGGTTGGCGCGAGACGAGACTTACATGTGCTTTTCTCCCCGGCACGGACTCAAGATTTTGACTGTGGATGGGCGCGAAGCTTCGTTTGTGCTGTGTTTTGAGTGCAATGCAGTCCTGGCCTATGGGCTTCCTGCGGGCAAGGTCGGCGCCCACCTCGCTGATCTTGGAGAGAGTCGCCTGAATCGTTTGCTCGATAAGTACGGCCTCAAACGAGATGCACCCGCTGGTTCATAAGTTCAGAACACTCTTGCTACAGTTTCTTTACGTCCGTTCACCATGTCCTCCATGCCACCCCCCATGCCCATCGCCGTGCCTGACACGGAAAGTGAAGCTGACGCTTATGTGCTCGAGCGCGACACCGTGGAACTGCTGCACACGGCGCATGAGCGGATCCTGAAGGAAGTGTCCAAGGTGATCGTCGGCCAGAAGGAGGTGGTGGAGCAGATGCTCATCGCGCTGCTGGCAGGGGGGCATGGACTCATCACGGGAGCGCCAGGGTTGGCGAAGACGCTGCTCATCAAGTCACTTGCCCAAGTGTTCAGCCTGAGTTTCCAACGCATCCAGTTCACCCCAGACCTCATGCCTTCAGACATCACGGGCACGGAAATTCTCGAAGACACCGGTGAGGGCGGACGCGATCTGGTGTTTCACAAGGGGCCCATCTTCGCGAACATGATCCTCGCGGATGAAATCAACCGTACACCGCCCAAGACGCAGGCAGCGCTGCTGGAGGCAATGCAGGAACATCAGGTCACGGTGGCGGGTCAGACCTTCACGCTGGAAGAACCGTTTTTCGTGCTGGCCACACAGAACCCGATTGAAATGGAGGGCACCTATCCGTTGCCCGAGGCACAGCTCGATCGCTTCATGCTCAATGTGGTGATCGACTATCTGGCCGAGGATGAAGAAGTGGCGGTGGTGATGCAGACCACTTCCAAGAAGTCCGATCCCATTCAGCCGCTCTTCTCAGGCGAGGATCTCATGCGTTGCCATGACGTCGTGCGGCGTGTGCCGGTGGCCGATGAGGTGGCACGCTATGCCGTGCGCCTGGCTTCCGCCACACGTCCTCATCGTGCGGGTGCGCCGGACTTTGTGAACGTGTGGGTGAACTGGGGAGCGGGCACACGCGCGAGCCAGTATCTAGTCTTGGGGGGGAAGACGCGTGCGCTCCTGCAAGGGCGTGCCCATGTGACCTTTGATGATATCCGAGCCATGGCGCGACCGGTGATGCGCCATCGCATCCAGCTCAACTATCGCGCGGAAGCCGAGGGGATGACGGTGGACAAGTTGATCGCGAAGGTGGTGGAGACGGTGAAGCAGTAGTCAGTAGTCAGTAGTCAGTAGGTGGTTTTGCTATCGATTGAAATTTGTCATCACTTGATTCGCGACATTCATCTGAGGCCGTTCTCATTTCTACTTACTCCTAACTACTTACTTGCCCTGCCCTTCCTTTCCCATGTCCACATCATCCACCGCTCCCTCTCCCGATCTCGCGACGCTGATGCGCATCCGGTCGCTGGAACTGCGGGCCAGGCTGGTGATGGAGGGGTTTTCCAAAGGATTGCACCGCAGTTTGCAGCACGGCTTTTCTGCGGAGTTCAGTGAGTACCGGCAGTATGTGACGGGAGACGATCCGCGTTTCATTGACTGGAAGGTGATGGCGCGGAGTGACCGGTGTTATGTGAAGAAGTTCGAGGAGGAGACGAACTTGCGCTGCCAGCTCCTGCTGGATGTGAGTGCCTCGATGGCTTATGGCTCCAGGGGCTATACCAAGCTCGACTACACCGCGACCCTGGCGGCGACGCTGGCGCTCTTCTTGAGAGAGCAGGGGGATGCGGCGGGTGTCACGCTCTTCGATGAGAAGGTGCAGGAGCATCTGCCGGCCCAGGGACGTGCGGGCCAGTGGCATGCGCTGTTGCTCCATCTGCAGAAGGCGCATACGTCAGCTCGCGGTACGGGTACACGTTTTCCACTGCGCGCCTTGGGGGAGATGATCCGCCGGCGCGCTTTGCTGGTGATGCTGTCTGATTTCCTCACGCCGCTGGACGATCTGGAGCGTGAGCTCGGTCTGCTCACCGCGATGCAGCATGATGTGGTCATCTTTCAGGTGATGGACCCGGCGGAGCTGGAGTTTCCCTTCGACGAGTCCGCGGCATTTGCAGACAGTGAGTCCGGCAGGAAGGTGCTGCTGGAGCCGGCGATGGTGCGGAAGAATTACCTCGCCCGGTTGCAGGCTCACCTGGATCGGCTGCGCAAACTCTGTGAACGCCACGGCGTGGAGTATCGCCTGATCCGCACGGACCGTCCGTTGGAGGAGGATCTCTTCGATTTCCTCAGCGCCCGTCGCAATCTCACCGCGCGGCATCGCGCCAGCCCGAGGCACGCCGCATGAACTTCCTCTTTCCACTCTTTGCGCTGGCGGCGGCCGCGGTGGCCATACCCATCCTGCTGCATTTCCGCAGGCAGCCTCCGCAGAAGGTGGTGCCCTTCAGCTCCCTGATGTTTCTGGAGCAGACGCCGGTGCCGCCCAAGACACGGAGGAAGCTGGAGGACTGGCTGTTGCTCGCGCTCCGTTGTCTTGCACTGATCCTGCTGGCACTCATGTTCAGCCGGCCCTTTGTGCGCTCGCAAAAGACGGCGTTCGCCGAGGGCGGCGTGAGCTGGTGCATCCTGGTGGACACCAGTGCCTCCATGCATCGCGAAGAAGTCTGGGAGCAGGTGGAGGAGAAATATGGCGTGGCCCTGGAACAGGTGGGTGAAGCTGACGCGCTGCTCGTGGCAACATTCGATGATCACCCGCGGTTGCTGCTGGATCATGAGGCGTGGGAGAAGGTGCCGGTGGGGACACGACGCGTGGCTGCCGCTTCGTTGCTGCAGGATGTGGAGCCCACGTGGGCGGGTACCAATTTGGGTGAGGCCCTGGTCTTTGCAGCTCAGCAGCTCTCCTCGGAAGGCACTGGCAAGCATGGAGAGCGGCGCATTGTGTTGATCTCGGATGTGCAGGAGGGAGCTGCGCTGGAAGCCCTGCAATCCACCTCGTGGCCTGAGCACGTGATAGTGGATGTGGATCCAGTCGAGGCACCGTGGAAAAACAACTTCACTCTGACTGCGGCTCCACCCGTGACTGAAGAGGCTGCTGCATCACTCGATGCCGTGCCGTCTTCGATGAATCGTGAAGGACAGGGACAGGTGCGCGTGCGGGTGACGAACAGCCGGGATAGCGAAGTGGAGAAGTTTTCCCTGCAATGGTCCACGAGTGGCGATGTGGTCGAGGCCACGGTGCCTTCTGGGGGCAGCCGCATTTTGAATGCGCCTGCGCGCTCGGAGCTGGCCACGGATGGGCAACTCAATCTGCGTGGAGACGGTGAGTCGCTCGACAATCACCTGTTCGTGGCAAAGCCCATTGCGCGTCCTGCACGCGTGGTGTGCGTAGGACAGGGATTGTCCAGGAATGAAACGGTCTCACCGCTCTTCTACCTGGAACGCGCGCTGAAGCCCACGGCTGCCTTCCTGCCTGAATTGGTCGTCACCAATTCTTCCGAACTGAGGGGCGTGGATCTGCAGGATGCTGATGTGGTGATGCTCTTCGGGGAAGCGCCCGAGGCTGCACGTGAAATTCTGCAGAACTGGGTGAAGGCCGGCGGTGCGCTTTTGGCGGTGGCCGCTTCTGGGGATCGCGGGGATACGCTCCGTGCGCTGGGCGCAGCACCTGAGGTGAAGCTCAAGGACGTGGAGGAGGATGCGCTTCTGCAGGATCTTGATTTTTCGCACCCTCTGTTGCGTACGTTCGCGGAGTCAGGTGTGCGGGATTTCACGCGCATCCGTTTCTGGAAGCACCGGACGATCGAAGGAGTCGAGGGGATGAAGAATGCTGCGGTGATCGCGAGGTTTGAGGGTGGTTCTCCGGCTTGGGTGGAGTGGCCTTTGGAGAAGGGACGGGTGCTGGCGATGATGGCAGGATGGCAGCCTTCAGACAGCCAGCTCGCGGTCGCCTCGAAGTTTGTGCCGCTGCTGTACTCGCTGCTCGACTGGGCACAGGGCAGTGAATTATCCGCACAATCGCTGGTGGTGGGCGATGCCATCGCGGCGCAGCCGTCGTGGAAGGGAGTGCTCCCTGTGAAGCGCCCTGACGGCAGGACAGAGAACTGGAATGTTGACGCCGAGAAGATGTGGCACGGAACGGACATGCCCGGAATTTATGTGGTGGGCACAGGGGATGCGGCCCGTTCCGTGGCGGTCAATCTCGCACCTAATGAAGGGCGTCTTGCCCCCATGGATATGCAGAGGCTCGCAGATGCCGGGGTGAAGCTCAAGAGCACCGGCGCATCGGCCATGGGCACAAAGACGGAGGCCGAAGAGGCGGCCGCCGAAAGGCGTGTGGAAGATTCCGAGCATGAGCAGCGTCAAAAGGGATGGAAGGTCCTTCTGCTGGCGGCGCTGCTCGTGCTCTTCCTTGAAACGTGGCTCGCAGGCAGACGGAGCCGTGGAGTGCAGATGCGGAGCCAACCAACCACCCAGGCAGCATGAGCCGAACCCACCTTGCCAGAGCAGTAAAGAAGCGTCCGAATGGCCGTGAACACCCGGCTGTGGAAGCGTATTCTTTCCTGAGCCGCTGCCGCCACGAACAACCGTCAGCCACCCGCATGCCATGAAGCCGCCTACGCCTTCTGTCTTGGTAGCGCTGGAGCGTCGCCTGGAGCCGCTCATCGAAATGGAGCGCCTGATTCTCCGCCGCAAGCTGCTGGCTGCGGGGTTCGGCGTGGCAGCACTCGCTGCGTTTCTGGTGTGGTGGCAGAGTGGCGCTTTCGGCCTGAACCGATGGGAGCTGCTGCTTTGTGCGCTGGTGGGCTATGCCATCATCTGGTTTGGTTCCGACTGGTGGGCTGGCGCCCGAAAGGTGGAGCCACGCGAGATGGCACATCGCTTGGAGGCGGCACATCCGGACATGCAGGCGGTGCTGCTCACTGCCATGGATCAGCACAGCGATGGTGGCCGGCTGACGTATCTGCAGCAGCGCGTGGTCTCTGATGCCGTGCGCCACTCCATGTCGCATGACTGGCAGGAGCGGCTCTTTGGGAACAAGGCGAAGAATTGGGACTATGTGTCCAGCGGAGCGCTGGCGGTCTTCGCCCTGCTGGTGGCGCTGACTTTCCCCAAGCTTACGGGCATCGACATCATGCAACACCAGGATCAGGTGGTGGTGAAGCAGGAAGAGGAGAAGAAAACAGATGCACCTGTCATCACCGTTGAAGTGCGTCCGGGTGACACGGAGGTGGAGCACAACACGCGCCTGGTGGTGGATGTGAAATTCACCGGCGGCACGCCTGCGCATGCGGTCATCGTGGTGAGCGAGGATGAGGAGGGAAAGCAGGAACGCGTCCGCGTGAACATGAATGCCACCGTGGAGAACAACGCCTTCGGTGGTGTGGTGAAGAGCGTGGAGCGCGATGGTTTCTACCGCGTGGAATATGAGGGAGGTGTCTCACCCACGTATCGAGTGACCACTTATGTGCATCCGGAATTGGTGCGCTCGGATGCGACCATCACTCCGCCTGCGTATTCCGGACAGCCGGCGAAGGAGATCAAGAATACGCTGAACGTCACTGCGCTGGAGGGCTCTGACATCCGCTTCCGCATGACGGTGAACAAGCCGGTCTCGGTGGCGGAACTCTATGGGGAGGACAAGAGCAGCATTCCGTTGACGCCGACGAAGGAGGATCCGCTGGTGCTGGAGGGCTCAATGAAACCGGAGGATTCGCAGAAGTATCGCCTGCATCTGGTGGATGCGCAGGAACGAAGCAACAAGCAACCGCCTTGGATCAAGGTGAGTGTGCTGAAGGACAACCCTCCCAAGGTGGACATGGTGTTCCCAAAGCGTGACCTTGCTGTGTCACCACTGCAGGAGTTGCCGCTGGAGGCGAAGGTGTGGGACGATATTGGTGTGGAGAAAGCCGGAGCGGTGTTCATGCTGGGAGAGGCGACGACGGAAGTGCCGCTCAGTGATGGCAAGCTCGCGGGCAAGAAGTCCCATGATCTGAAGACGATGTTGGCGCTGGAGAAGCTCAAGGCGGAACCGCGTCAGCTCGTGAGCTACTATGTGTGGGCGGAGGACAATCATCCGCAGGGCGGCGTGCGTCGCACCATGAGCGACATGTTCTTTGCCGAGGTTCGCCACTTCGAAGACATTTTCCGGGAAGCTGAAGGTGGTCAGGGGCAAGGACAAGGTCAGGGACAGGGAGGGGTGGCAGACAAGCTGGCCCAACTGCAGAAGCAGGTGGTGAATGCCACGTGGCGTCTGGTACGTGAGGCAGGCGCGGGGAGGAAGTTTGAAAAGATGGAGAGCGATGTGGGCACCGTGAAGGAAGGGCAGGACACTGCTTTGAAACAGACCGAGGAGGCGCTGGAAGAAGTGGAGGATGCGGAGATTCGTCAGGCTCTGGAAGACGCAGCAAAGGCGATGAGGCGTGCCTCGGAAACCCTGGATGGTGGCATCAAGAAGAAAGAGACGAATCCCTTGAAGGTCGCGCTGGCACCCGAGCGTGAAGCTCTGGAGCATCTCGGTCGCGCGCAGAGCCGGGAACATCGAGTGATGCGCGCCCAGAATCAGCAGCAAGGTGGCGGACAGAGCCAGCAGAACCAGCGCCAGATCATGCAGCTCGAGCTGGCGCAGAAGGAGAAGATGTATGAGGAGGAGAGTGAGGCGCAGGAAGAGCAGACCATGGAGCAGCAGGAGAACCTACAGGTGCTCAATCGTCTGAAGGAACTCGCGCGCCGCCAGGAGGCGCTTGCGGAGAAGATCAAGGATCTTGAGGAGCAGATGGCCAAGGCGAAGACGGAGGAGGAGAAGGCCGAGATCCAGCAGCAGCTCAAGCGCCTGCAAGAGGAGCAGGAGCAACTCCTTCGTGATCTCGATGAGCTCCAGGAGCGCATGGAGAAGCCGGAAAACCAGCAGAACATGGCGCAGGAGCGTGAGAAGCTGGACGAGGCTCGTGAGCAGGCGCGACAGGCGGCGGAGCAGCTTGCCCAGCAGCAGGCAAGCGCCGCTGCAAACTCCGCGACACGCGCCCAGGAGAACCTTGAAGAAGTGCGCGATGAATTCCGCCAACGCACGGCGAAGCGTTTCTCGGATGAAATGCGGCAACTCAAGCAACAGGCGTCGGAGCTGGAGGAGTCGCAGAAGCAACTTGCCGAAGCGATGAATCCCGAAGGCAAAAGCGCTGCCGAATCCAAGCCCGGTGAAAAAGGTGATACCACGGCAGAGCTGAAGAAAAACCTGGAAACGAATCAACTGCGCAGGCAGGCGGAGGCTCAAGGGGAAGCTCTGGATAAGCTTCTGGAAAACATGCAGCAACTCAGCCAGCAGGCGGAAGCGTCAGAGCCGCTCCTGGCCAATTCCCTGCACGATGCCGTGCGCAAGGCACACTCGGATGGCATCAAAGACGCGCTCGACGAAACGAAGATCAATCTGCAGTACTCTCCGGAGGACGCGCAGAGCAGTGAGCGCAAGGCCGCACAGGGAATTGAGGAATTGAAGAAGGGGGTGGACCGTGCCGCAGAGAGCGTGTTGGGCAGCGAGACGGAAGCGCTGCGCATGGCTCGCAATGAATTGGACCGTCTCCTCAATGACGTGGAGAAGGACGAAGCGAAGCGTCAGCAGAATGCTGGTGGGGAACCTGGTAGTCCGCAACAGCAAACGGCACAGGGACAGCAGGGTAACGGCGAGCAAGGTCAACCCGGCAAGGGAAGCGAGAGTGCCGAGCGGCGCATGGCCGCGGCGGGTGATGCGGACAAGGAACGGGAAGGCCGGCAGGCTTCGCAAGCTGGACAGCAACAAGGTCAGCAGCCGCAGCAGGGGAGCCGGCCAGGACAAGGCGCTGAGCCGGGCAAGGAAGGGATGCGTGGAGGGCTCGCGGGCAATACGCCCGGCCAGGAACAACAACAACGCCAGCCTGGGCAAGGACAGCAGCCCGGGGAAGGGCAACAACCCGGCCAGGGGCAGGGAGAGCAGCAATCTCAGCAGCAGGCGCAGGCTGGTATGCAGCCGGGGCAAGGCCGAGGACAGGGCCAGCAGCCTGGTGAAGGTCAGTCACAGCAAGAGCAACAGCAGCAGGCCGCCAACGGCCGGCAACCTGGGCAAGGCCAAGGACAACAGCCGGGTCAAGGTCAGGGGCAAGACGGCCAGCAACCGGGCCAGGGACAAGGCGAGGGAATGACTGCGGATAATACACCAGGCCAGGGGCAGCAGCCCTCTGGAAGTCAAGGGGGGCAACCATCCGGGCAACAGCAAGGCCAGGGACAGGGCCAAGGTCAAAGTCCCGGTGGCCAGCAGGGCATGGCTCAGGGTGGGCAGGGGCAGGGGCAGGGCCAAGGACAGGGAACTCAGGGGCAGCAACCTGGGGACGGACAGCGAGGTGAGGGCGGTCAGCTTGCGCAAGGCGGGAATCGTGCCGGTGGTGCGCGTCGCGGAAACACGGAAGGCAGTACCTCCGGTGGAGGAGGGGAAGGCGGACCGGGAGGAGATGGTGGCTGGTTCTTCGATGGTGCTGCTGAAACCGACAATGACAGCACGTTGACGGGTTCCAACTTCGGCGACTGGACAGATCGCCTTCGCAAGGTGGAGGAGGCGTTGGAGGACCAGGAACTCAGAAACCAAGCTGCCGGGGTCCTTGAAAACGCCCGGCAGATCCGCATGGATAATCGTCGCAATGATATGCCGCCTCAGAGTGATCTGGTGCAGATGAAGGTGCTGCAACCACTGGCGGAGTTGCGCGATCGTGTGTCGGAGGAGCTTGCGAAGCGCGAGTCCGCCAACCCCTTGGCGCCGCTGGATCGGGATCCTGTGCCACATCGCTACCGCGAGCTGGTACGTCGTTATTATCGGGAACTGGGAGGGGGCCAGTGAGGAGAGCAATGCAGATGAGCAAGAGCAAGTCAATGAACCGGGGAGGCTGTGGGAACCATGGTTGAGGAGTGGTTCTGGCAGAGCGCCACGGGTTCATGGCCGAAGATCGCGATCGCTCTCAGCGTGGCGGCTCTAGGGGTGTTGTGGATTGCTTATCGCGGCGTGACGGGGCGTGCCTGGCGCAGGGAGGCGGCCATCCTTTGCAAGGTGCTGGTGTTTGCCCTGCTGTTGCTCATGCTCATGGAGCCGATGGCCATGACCCGGGTGCCGAAGCCGGGGCAGAATGATGTGCTCATCCTCGCAGACGACTCTGCCAGCCTTGCTCTTCTCGACAGCACCACCGGAAAACCGGCAGGTGAACCGGTAAAGAAGGCTCTGCATCGAGATGCGTCGTGGATAAGAGAGGTGGAGAAGACTTTCCGGACGCATGCCTATTCATTTGATGATCGGCTGCACGAGCGCACTCAGCTGGATGCCTTGAAGTTTGCGAGCATGCGTTCCGCGCTGGCTGGCAGTCTGGAGAGCCTACAGCAGCGATATCTGAGACAGCCGGTTGCCGCCGTGCTGCTCTTCACGGATGGCAATGCCACTGATGCGGCGAAGCTGGAGGAGATGATGGCGAATTCCAAGGCGTCCGCTCCCATCTTTCCTGTTGTGACGGGCGTGCGTGAGGTATCGAGTGATCTGGCCTTGAAGAGCGTGGACGTCACGCAGACCCCCTTCGAAGATTCACCCGTAGCCGTCACTGCGAAGATTGCCGCCGCCGGCCTTGGTGATACCGGTGTCTCCCTCGTGATTCAGGATGAGGCCGGCAAGGTGGTGAAGACGGAGAATCACAAGCTGGCCAAGGCCCAGACGGAGCACACGTTCCAGACCCGCTTCCGACCGGAGAAGATGGGTATCTCCTTCTTCAAGGTGTCCGTGGTGAAGGATCAGGCGGTGTCGCATCTGACGGATCCCGCGAAACTGAAGGAAGTGTCCGCCGAGGCCACGATGGAAAACAACCAGCGCTTCCTCGCGATTGACCGGCGTAGCGGGCCCTATCGTGTGTTGTATGTGAGTGGCCGGCCGAATTGGGAGTACAAGTTTCTACGCCGCTCGCTGGAACCGGATGATGAAGTGAAGCTCGCGGCGCTCATTCGCATGGCCAAGCGCGAGCCGAAATTCCAATGGCGGGGCAGGGAAGGGGAGACGAGCAATCCGCTTTTCCGTGGATTCAAATCGAACGAGCCTGAGGAGGCGCAACGCTATGACCAGCCGGTGCTGAAGCGGCTGAATGTGATGGATGCGTCTGAGCTCGCGGACGGCTTTCCCAAGACGCCCGAAGAACTTTTTGGAAAATTCCGTGCGGTGGTCCTGGATGATGTGGAGGCGGAGTTCTTCACGCGCGAGCAGCTTGATCTGCTGGAGCGTTTTGTGAGTGTGCGCGGTGGGTCGCTGGTGATGCTCGGTGGGCAGGAGTCCTTCCGGTTGGGCGGCTATGAGCACACGCCTGTGGGACGCATGCTCCCGGTGTATCTGGATCGGACTGGTGATGTGAGTCCTGCTGAGGAGGCGAAATTCAATCTTACGCGTGAGGGCTGGCTGGAGCCATGGATGCGCCTGCGCAACACGGAGCCGGAGGAGGAGTCGCGGATGGCATCCATGCCTGCCTTCTATTCTGTGAATCAGAGTACGGCCATCAAACCTGGTGCCTCCATCCTCGCCACGGTTACGGATGCGCGAAGGAAGTCTCATCCTGCGATGGTTGTGCAACGGTATGGCAATGGTCGTGTGGCTGCGGTGACGGTAGGCGACATGTGGCGCTGGGGTTTGAATGACCCGGCATCGCAAGCGGACATGGCGAAATCATGGAGGCAACTCTTCCGCTGGCTCGTGGTGGATGTTCCAGATCGCGTGGATATGCAGCTCAGCATCACACCTTCTGGTTCGCATGAGCTGGTGAAGCCGCAGGTGCGTGTGCGTGATCTCGCGTTCCGCCCGCAGGATGATGCCACGGTGAGCATCGAGATTCAGGAGCCGGATGGCGGGCGCATCTCTCAAGGGGCAGAGCCCGCGATGACAGAAGCGGGACTCTTTGAGATGTCTGCACATGCAGGTGCCCAAGGTGCCTACCGCGTGAAAGCCACGGTGAAGGACAGTGCCGGCGCGGTAGTCGGCGAAAGCAATTCGGGATGGGCGCTCAATCCAGCTGCGGAGGAGTTTGCGTCTCTGTTGCCGAATCGCCCGCTGCTGGAACGTCTCGCGGCCTGGAGCGGCGGGCGTGTGCTGACGGTGGATGAACTGGGCTCGTGGGCCTCGGAGCTTTCAGAGATCAAGATGCCCGTCATGGAAACGCGCACGGAACCTCTGTGGCATCGCTGGTGGGTGCTGGTGCTGCTGGTTGGGCTGTTGGGTACGGAGTGGTGGCTGAGAAGGAGGCAGGGATGGAGATGAGAAAGAACAGGGACAAGGGAAAAGGGACAAGGGATAGGATGGGTACCATTGGTGCCTGCCTTGTAACGGTGTGCGCCCTGTTGGGAGTGGTATCGCCCTTGATTGCGCAGACGAAGCAGGAACCTGAAGC contains these protein-coding regions:
- a CDS encoding DUF4175 family protein, giving the protein MKPPTPSVLVALERRLEPLIEMERLILRRKLLAAGFGVAALAAFLVWWQSGAFGLNRWELLLCALVGYAIIWFGSDWWAGARKVEPREMAHRLEAAHPDMQAVLLTAMDQHSDGGRLTYLQQRVVSDAVRHSMSHDWQERLFGNKAKNWDYVSSGALAVFALLVALTFPKLTGIDIMQHQDQVVVKQEEEKKTDAPVITVEVRPGDTEVEHNTRLVVDVKFTGGTPAHAVIVVSEDEEGKQERVRVNMNATVENNAFGGVVKSVERDGFYRVEYEGGVSPTYRVTTYVHPELVRSDATITPPAYSGQPAKEIKNTLNVTALEGSDIRFRMTVNKPVSVAELYGEDKSSIPLTPTKEDPLVLEGSMKPEDSQKYRLHLVDAQERSNKQPPWIKVSVLKDNPPKVDMVFPKRDLAVSPLQELPLEAKVWDDIGVEKAGAVFMLGEATTEVPLSDGKLAGKKSHDLKTMLALEKLKAEPRQLVSYYVWAEDNHPQGGVRRTMSDMFFAEVRHFEDIFREAEGGQGQGQGQGQGGVADKLAQLQKQVVNATWRLVREAGAGRKFEKMESDVGTVKEGQDTALKQTEEALEEVEDAEIRQALEDAAKAMRRASETLDGGIKKKETNPLKVALAPEREALEHLGRAQSREHRVMRAQNQQQGGGQSQQNQRQIMQLELAQKEKMYEEESEAQEEQTMEQQENLQVLNRLKELARRQEALAEKIKDLEEQMAKAKTEEEKAEIQQQLKRLQEEQEQLLRDLDELQERMEKPENQQNMAQEREKLDEAREQARQAAEQLAQQQASAAANSATRAQENLEEVRDEFRQRTAKRFSDEMRQLKQQASELEESQKQLAEAMNPEGKSAAESKPGEKGDTTAELKKNLETNQLRRQAEAQGEALDKLLENMQQLSQQAEASEPLLANSLHDAVRKAHSDGIKDALDETKINLQYSPEDAQSSERKAAQGIEELKKGVDRAAESVLGSETEALRMARNELDRLLNDVEKDEAKRQQNAGGEPGSPQQQTAQGQQGNGEQGQPGKGSESAERRMAAAGDADKEREGRQASQAGQQQGQQPQQGSRPGQGAEPGKEGMRGGLAGNTPGQEQQQRQPGQGQQPGEGQQPGQGQGEQQSQQQAQAGMQPGQGRGQGQQPGEGQSQQEQQQQAANGRQPGQGQGQQPGQGQGQDGQQPGQGQGEGMTADNTPGQGQQPSGSQGGQPSGQQQGQGQGQGQSPGGQQGMAQGGQGQGQGQGQGTQGQQPGDGQRGEGGQLAQGGNRAGGARRGNTEGSTSGGGGEGGPGGDGGWFFDGAAETDNDSTLTGSNFGDWTDRLRKVEEALEDQELRNQAAGVLENARQIRMDNRRNDMPPQSDLVQMKVLQPLAELRDRVSEELAKRESANPLAPLDRDPVPHRYRELVRRYYRELGGGQ
- a CDS encoding glutamine amidotransferase, whose amino-acid sequence is MVEEWFWQSATGSWPKIAIALSVAALGVLWIAYRGVTGRAWRREAAILCKVLVFALLLLMLMEPMAMTRVPKPGQNDVLILADDSASLALLDSTTGKPAGEPVKKALHRDASWIREVEKTFRTHAYSFDDRLHERTQLDALKFASMRSALAGSLESLQQRYLRQPVAAVLLFTDGNATDAAKLEEMMANSKASAPIFPVVTGVREVSSDLALKSVDVTQTPFEDSPVAVTAKIAAAGLGDTGVSLVIQDEAGKVVKTENHKLAKAQTEHTFQTRFRPEKMGISFFKVSVVKDQAVSHLTDPAKLKEVSAEATMENNQRFLAIDRRSGPYRVLYVSGRPNWEYKFLRRSLEPDDEVKLAALIRMAKREPKFQWRGREGETSNPLFRGFKSNEPEEAQRYDQPVLKRLNVMDASELADGFPKTPEELFGKFRAVVLDDVEAEFFTREQLDLLERFVSVRGGSLVMLGGQESFRLGGYEHTPVGRMLPVYLDRTGDVSPAEEAKFNLTREGWLEPWMRLRNTEPEEESRMASMPAFYSVNQSTAIKPGASILATVTDARRKSHPAMVVQRYGNGRVAAVTVGDMWRWGLNDPASQADMAKSWRQLFRWLVVDVPDRVDMQLSITPSGSHELVKPQVRVRDLAFRPQDDATVSIEIQEPDGGRISQGAEPAMTEAGLFEMSAHAGAQGAYRVKATVKDSAGAVVGESNSGWALNPAAEEFASLLPNRPLLERLAAWSGGRVLTVDELGSWASELSEIKMPVMETRTEPLWHRWWVLVLLVGLLGTEWWLRRRQGWR